Proteins from a single region of Ogataea parapolymorpha DL-1 chromosome IV, whole genome shotgun sequence:
- a CDS encoding Protein OS-9: MIASNSTRPSGASSSVKFKHFDQMYNCHFVGNADQKDLSLSESSYQSDLESTVATLWSLGDTYTKENKMKCLYQSSSDYWKYCFCLDGNITQFRGFKKLFGVSTDTSLIDPEKPFFTLGSFENANKKDYTNFNLVSNYDGPIYLEQTIGGGDICDKTGKQRLSTIRYRCDETYPGAKLLSVREIKTCRYEVQVYLPEICSSPLFKSRPSKQEQVLCEAEYTAASSNPEILDIKSVNLIPLGYSVYLGLDETNPERPNVLITNKRVPNINSSEIIHELLGDAAKAFANLISKSLIFHPDQTEPGRYVSGRDSFTYTTSIFGVGGVHLFDMMILQDESGKIVAQLISDGTPPKNFIEFNGVEV, encoded by the coding sequence ATGATAGCATCAAATTCAACTAGACCGTCGGGTGCGAGTTCGAGTGTCAAATTCAAACACTTTGATCAAATGTACAACTGCCACTTTGTGGGGAATGCTGATCAAAAGGACCTTTCTTTGAGCGAAAGCAGTTACCAGTCAGATCTTGAGAGTACTGTGGCCACTTTGTGGTCGTTGGGAGATACCTATACAAAAGAGAATAAGATGAAATGTCTCTATCAATCATCCAGTGATTATTGGAAGTACTGCTTTTGTCTCGATGGCAATATTACGCAATTTAGAGGGTTCAAAAAACTCTTTGGAGTATCCACTGATACATCTTTGATAGACCCAGAAAAACCCTTCTTCACCTTGGGAAGTTTCGAGAACGCAAATAAAAAGGATTATACTAATTTCAATTTAGTGTCGAACTATGATGGTCCAATCTATCTTGAGCAAACTATTGGCGGAGGAGATATTTGTGACAAGACAGGCAAACAAAGGCTTTCTACCATTCGATATCGCTGCGATGAGACTTACCCAGGAGCAAAATTACTATCGGTgagagaaatcaaaaccTGCCGCTACGAGGTTCAAGTTTATCTTCCTGAAATCTGTAGTTCTCCTTTGTTCAAGAGTCGACCTTCGAAACAAGAGCAGGTGCTTTGTGAAGCCGAGTATACTGCTGCATCTTCaaatccagaaattttGGACATCAAGTCTGTCAACCTTATTCCTCTTGGATATAGCGTTTATCTGGGATTAGACGAAACGAATCCGGAGCGACCTAATGTTTTAATTACAAACAAACGAGTTCCTAATATCAATAGCTCCGAGATTATACATGAGTTGCTTGGCGATGCAGCAAAGGCGTTTGCAAATCTAATTTCAAAGTCCTTGATATTTCATCCTGACCAAACCGAGCCAGGACGATATGTATCTGGCAGAGACTCTTTTACTTATACCACGTCAATATTTGGCGTAGGGGGAGTACATCTATTCGATATGATGATACTACAGGATGAAAGTGGCAAGATTGTCGCTCAGTTAATTTCTGATGGCACACCACCCAAAAACTTCATTGAATTCAACGGTGTTGAAGTATAA